From bacterium, the proteins below share one genomic window:
- a CDS encoding MotA/TolQ/ExbB proton channel family protein: KEWDEHELDFREISGNVRLAARDLETMLHQSHFSGLDPDRKDRITPLLDKGYFPDIEDITGMADVIFQEIRLAGQVSLHRGEYIARDGGTVTGDVLTLGRFTAAYEKDGEVGFLSWSPEGGRFYAMTDLPRGSIGRDLKGYLHGDREVVPIDMTAGNALRQITHQTSFLEQLENGGPIVWPIVGLAVVALFIVLARIFFLNRIHANTDRFMTEVNGYAAKGEWEAAEDLVDRHSKRRSPVFSVIKAGLSVRKKDRETQESVLQEAILREMPRVEAGLSVLAVLGAVAPLLGLLGTVTGMINTFRVITLFGTGDPKLMSGGISEALVTTELGLMVAIPIMLAHTFLSRRSDHIIGDMEEKAVQLVNIIQIRREEKTLVAAGGGGNA, encoded by the coding sequence GAAGGAGTGGGACGAGCACGAGCTCGACTTCCGCGAGATCTCGGGCAACGTGCGCCTGGCCGCGCGCGACCTCGAGACGATGCTCCACCAGTCGCACTTCTCGGGCCTGGACCCCGACCGCAAGGACCGCATCACGCCGCTCCTGGACAAGGGCTACTTCCCGGACATCGAGGACATCACCGGCATGGCCGACGTGATCTTCCAGGAGATCCGGCTCGCGGGGCAGGTCTCGCTGCACCGGGGCGAGTACATCGCCCGCGACGGCGGCACCGTCACCGGCGACGTGCTCACCCTCGGCCGCTTCACCGCCGCCTACGAGAAGGACGGCGAGGTGGGCTTCCTGAGCTGGTCGCCCGAGGGCGGCCGTTTCTACGCCATGACCGACCTGCCGCGGGGCAGCATCGGCCGCGACCTCAAGGGCTACCTGCACGGCGACCGCGAGGTGGTGCCCATCGACATGACCGCCGGCAACGCCCTGCGCCAGATCACCCACCAGACCAGCTTCCTCGAGCAGCTCGAGAACGGCGGGCCCATCGTGTGGCCCATCGTCGGGCTCGCGGTGGTCGCCCTGTTCATCGTCCTGGCCCGGATCTTCTTCCTGAACCGGATCCACGCCAACACCGACCGCTTCATGACCGAGGTCAACGGCTACGCCGCCAAGGGCGAGTGGGAGGCGGCCGAGGATCTCGTCGACCGCCACAGCAAGCGCCGTTCGCCGGTCTTCTCGGTGATCAAGGCGGGCCTGTCGGTGCGGAAGAAGGATCGCGAGACGCAGGAGAGCGTCCTGCAGGAGGCCATCCTGCGCGAGATGCCGCGGGTCGAGGCCGGCCTGTCGGTGCTCGCGGTGCTCGGCGCCGTGGCACCGCTGCTCGGCCTGCTCGGCACCGTCACGGGCATGATCAACACCTTCCGCGTGATCACGCTCTTCGGCACCGGCGACCCCAAGCTCATGTCCGGCGGCATCTCCGAGGCCCTGGTCACCACCGAGCTGGGCCTGATGGTGGCGATCCCCATCATGCTGGCCCACACCTTCCTCTCGCGCCGCAGCGACCACATCATCGGCGACATGGAGGAGAAGGCGGTGCAGCTGGTGAACATCATCCAGATCCGGCGCGAGGAGAAGACCCTCGTCGCGGCGGGCGGGGGCGGGAACGCATGA
- a CDS encoding energy transducer TonB: MTTLAHNPFVLRLRSLAVHGGLVVAAVAVNIFLFALVGFLTNENRNDQDITEPVGVSLVNLAPPEPPKQEEVNEPEPPPPAAEKPDFTPDLFQPAIAGPGVGDLVVGLNIGDVDTREDPSEMIFDSVDLDQAPQATVRIPPEYPFKARERGVEGYVAVKFLVRADGSVGNVNVLKAKPEGYFEEEVRRALPRWKFQPGTIAGEPVPSWVVTTLRFDLN, translated from the coding sequence ATGACGACCCTGGCCCACAACCCGTTCGTGCTGCGCCTGCGGAGCCTGGCGGTCCACGGGGGCCTCGTCGTGGCCGCCGTGGCGGTGAACATCTTCCTCTTCGCGCTGGTGGGCTTCCTGACCAACGAGAACCGCAACGACCAGGACATCACCGAGCCGGTGGGGGTCAGCCTGGTCAACCTGGCGCCGCCCGAGCCGCCGAAGCAGGAAGAGGTGAACGAGCCCGAGCCGCCGCCGCCGGCCGCCGAGAAGCCCGACTTCACGCCCGACCTGTTCCAGCCGGCCATCGCCGGCCCGGGCGTGGGCGACCTCGTCGTCGGCCTGAACATCGGCGACGTCGACACGCGCGAGGACCCGTCCGAGATGATCTTCGACTCGGTCGACCTCGACCAGGCGCCCCAGGCGACGGTGCGCATTCCGCCCGAGTACCCGTTCAAGGCGCGCGAGCGCGGGGTCGAGGGCTACGTGGCGGTGAAGTTCCTGGTCCGGGCCGACGGCTCGGTGGGGAACGTGAACGTCCTGAAGGCCAAGCCGGAAGGGTACTTCGAGGAAGAGGTGCGCCGGGCGCTGCCCCGCTGGAAGTTCCAGCCGGGCACCATCGCCGGCGAGCCCGTGCCCTCGTGGGTGGTGACGACGCTGCGGTTCGACCTGAATTGA
- a CDS encoding tetratricopeptide repeat protein has protein sequence MRKMLRQSLEWLLPWIIGVGLIWFVVTPGDAAESVPAEDAAAAVTSGEANGDAPASLYDLANLPRKLRKVVFRAATYGKRREPQKAVDLLTGHLRDHPDQDHYLLRLHLAQNLADLDETALAREHYRRSVQLEPDLDRGWLGLADTSYDLEDFELAGDAFVQGYRTSPEHPSQVLYFAGAAYLMGNETERAVDVFTELTSGDAGFPQLPWYRGLVIAAARLGRPERADAAVARMVDTFAEEPDAWYLKYQHEAGKKNYREAAVSLRFVGFLRELTPAETQQLGDLYVVLGVPWLASRQYAAALGDSARAEEWERLGSALVAAHETDAALDVLNEALAAEESPRLWALLGDIHYLRQEYAQAREAFARIADRDESGRALLMEGYC, from the coding sequence ATGCGCAAGATGCTGAGACAGTCCCTGGAATGGCTCCTGCCCTGGATCATCGGGGTGGGGCTGATCTGGTTCGTCGTCACGCCCGGCGATGCCGCCGAGTCGGTGCCGGCGGAAGACGCCGCGGCCGCCGTGACGTCCGGCGAGGCGAACGGCGACGCGCCGGCGAGCCTCTACGACCTGGCGAACCTGCCCCGCAAGCTGCGCAAGGTCGTCTTCCGCGCCGCCACCTACGGCAAGCGCCGCGAGCCGCAGAAGGCCGTCGACCTGCTCACCGGGCACCTGCGCGACCATCCCGATCAGGACCACTACCTGTTGCGCCTGCACCTGGCCCAGAACCTGGCCGACCTCGACGAGACGGCCCTGGCCCGCGAGCACTACCGCAGATCGGTGCAGCTTGAGCCCGACCTCGACCGCGGCTGGCTCGGCCTGGCCGACACGTCGTACGATCTGGAGGATTTCGAGCTCGCCGGCGACGCCTTCGTGCAGGGCTACCGCACCTCGCCCGAACACCCGTCCCAGGTGCTGTACTTCGCGGGCGCGGCCTACCTCATGGGCAACGAGACCGAACGCGCGGTCGATGTCTTCACCGAGCTGACCAGCGGCGACGCGGGCTTCCCCCAGCTGCCGTGGTACCGCGGGCTGGTCATCGCCGCGGCGCGTCTCGGCCGGCCGGAACGGGCCGACGCCGCCGTCGCCCGCATGGTCGACACGTTCGCCGAGGAGCCCGACGCCTGGTACCTCAAGTACCAGCACGAGGCCGGCAAGAAGAACTACCGCGAGGCCGCCGTGTCCCTGCGCTTCGTCGGCTTCCTGCGCGAGCTGACTCCGGCCGAGACCCAGCAGCTCGGCGACCTCTACGTGGTGCTCGGCGTGCCCTGGCTCGCCAGCCGGCAGTACGCCGCCGCCCTGGGCGACAGCGCCCGGGCCGAGGAGTGGGAGCGGTTGGGTTCGGCCCTCGTCGCGGCCCACGAGACCGACGCGGCCCTCGACGTGCTCAACGAGGCCCTGGCCGCGGAGGAGTCGCCGCGGCTGTGGGCCCTGTTGGGCGACATCCACTACCTGCGTCAGGAATACGCCCAGGCCCGCGAGGCCTTCGCCCGCATCGCGGACCGGGACGAGTCGGGGCGCGCCCTGCTCATGGAGGGCTACTGCG
- a CDS encoding agmatine deiminase family protein, with product LLNNGRGLGLLSARVLERNAAEPGFAPRETLQNVASLLGLENVVALHPPADEPTGHLSVVACFLAPDLIVVGRDGARADAATADHLDGLARELAGAPTLVGPLRVARIPQPDHRDGVWRSYTEIVFANGVVLVPVYPDHCPDLDAEALAVYRRLLPDRRIEPIDASALARRGGGLHRVTVNVPASRGLGDGP from the coding sequence CTGCTCAACAACGGGCGGGGGCTGGGCCTGCTCTCGGCGCGGGTCCTCGAGCGCAACGCCGCCGAGCCCGGCTTCGCACCCCGCGAGACCCTGCAGAACGTCGCCTCGCTGCTGGGCCTGGAGAACGTCGTCGCCCTGCACCCGCCCGCGGACGAGCCCACCGGCCACCTCTCCGTCGTCGCCTGCTTCCTGGCTCCCGACCTGATCGTCGTCGGCCGCGACGGGGCCCGCGCCGACGCCGCCACCGCCGACCATCTCGACGGTCTGGCCCGCGAACTGGCCGGCGCGCCGACCCTCGTCGGGCCCCTGCGCGTCGCGCGGATTCCCCAGCCCGACCACCGCGACGGCGTGTGGCGCTCGTACACGGAGATCGTCTTCGCCAACGGCGTCGTGCTCGTGCCCGTCTACCCCGACCACTGCCCCGACCTCGACGCCGAGGCGCTGGCCGTCTACCGCCGCCTGCTGCCCGACCGCCGCATCGAGCCGATCGACGCCTCGGCCCTGGCCCGCCGCGGCGGCGGCCTGCACCGCGTCACGGTGAACGTGCCGGCGAGCCGCGGCCTGGGCGACGGGCCCTGA
- a CDS encoding MotA/TolQ/ExbB proton channel family protein yields MNTPALRDTLWATWDYLVQGGWVMVPMVVASLAMWTLILERWRTYQRYSGRDIEKVDALWALDHDRLPDDRHGLRATLLRRFLAARSGRPRVDELVLNHTSERMRRQLRGRLAVIGVLAAIAPLLGLLGTVLGMIQTFDVIAVFGTSNARAMAGGISVALITTQTGLLVAIPGLFLSGSLNRRATRLESTLDEFTLSLGRALQDGPGGGMGPDGPDVPPLAAMEASAS; encoded by the coding sequence ATGAACACGCCGGCGCTGCGCGACACCCTCTGGGCCACCTGGGACTACCTCGTCCAGGGTGGCTGGGTGATGGTGCCCATGGTCGTCGCCTCGCTCGCCATGTGGACCCTGATCCTCGAGCGCTGGCGCACCTACCAGCGCTATTCCGGGCGCGACATCGAGAAGGTCGACGCCCTGTGGGCCCTCGATCACGACCGCCTGCCCGACGACCGCCACGGCCTGCGGGCCACCCTGCTGCGCCGCTTCCTGGCCGCGCGCTCGGGCCGGCCGCGCGTCGACGAGCTCGTGCTGAACCACACCTCCGAGCGCATGCGCCGCCAGCTGCGGGGACGTCTCGCCGTGATCGGCGTGCTCGCGGCCATCGCGCCGCTGCTCGGCCTGCTGGGCACGGTGCTCGGCATGATCCAGACCTTCGACGTCATCGCGGTCTTCGGCACGAGCAACGCCCGCGCCATGGCCGGCGGCATTTCGGTGGCCCTCATCACGACCCAGACCGGCCTGCTCGTGGCCATCCCGGGGCTCTTCCTCAGCGGTTCCCTGAACCGCCGCGCCACGCGCCTCGAGAGCACCCTCGACGAGTTCACCCTTTCCCTCGGGCGCGCCCTCCAGGACGGGCCCGGCGGCGGCATGGGGCCCGACGGACCGGACGTCCCCCCCCTGGCCGCCATGGAGGCTTCGGCGTCATGA
- a CDS encoding biopolymer transporter ExbD, producing the protein MINVRKTLRGGSDKVDINMGPLVDMVFLLLIFFVVTTSFVKESGIDVSRXXXDMVFLLLIFFVVTTSFVKESGIDVSRSTAASAEIKERGTIMVGVSPEGEVYFDGKKVDVRSVRGLVERALAEDPEGGVVIVADRASETGAVVGVMDQCRLAGAKNVSLAAKQESEG; encoded by the coding sequence ATGATCAACGTGCGCAAGACGCTGCGCGGCGGCAGCGACAAGGTCGACATCAACATGGGCCCCCTGGTCGACATGGTCTTCCTGCTGCTGATCTTCTTCGTCGTCACCACGAGCTTCGTCAAGGAGTCGGGCATCGACGTGTCGCGCNNNNNNNNCGACATGGTCTTCCTGCTGCTGATCTTCTTCGTCGTCACCACGAGCTTCGTCAAGGAGTCGGGCATCGACGTGTCGCGCTCGACGGCCGCCTCGGCCGAGATCAAGGAGCGGGGCACGATCATGGTCGGCGTCTCGCCCGAGGGCGAGGTCTACTTCGACGGCAAGAAGGTCGACGTGCGCTCGGTGCGCGGCCTGGTCGAGCGGGCCCTGGCCGAGGACCCCGAGGGCGGCGTGGTCATCGTGGCCGACCGGGCCTCGGAGACCGGCGCCGTCGTGGGCGTCATGGACCAGTGCCGCCTCGCGGGCGCCAAGAACGTGAGCCTCGCCGCCAAGCAGGAGAGCGAGGGCTGA
- a CDS encoding Ig-like domain-containing protein codes for MLRKTTILSMMILLALSCGLSACSSSDDPANPGGGGGSDTTAPQVSGTQPQDADTGVSPTATITINFNEAMSAGSESGQVTLSSGAITDMTWTNDRTLAVNHDPWADGAHVTVTLGTGLQDAAGNALAAYTFDFWVFSSVLSVLDTNPANGATGVNRSANIQALFSQNISAGSVAANTTISDVTKANYPFGVTVDGSTVTLMPESDLPADTEITVTFGANVMSTNETTLGTPASFSFTTSNEVDTTPPTVVSTTPASGSTFAADAGSFTIVFSEPMDPNDFEPSAWNVEFALVMVASNVSPTWSADMTTVTVALPSPLPAGLPCEVTFASFTDANGNVQTTPWTWSATVSGTPDYYPTSDGYRYIYEAAYAGGTLGNDVPEWSDFGGEFRQVDVQGNGSIRLAEYADEGFTTPTGSYELYRRQSNRLEWIGFADGGTENLFDSPLNVLPLPVSAGTWSGSTTVTVPGEGTFSATLNGSVSGPEDMPIDSFGSENLYYKNVFRVIHVLDVAVGGSPAFVQRDTMWVSPTLGPVHMSNREEDTNANEWTTEMFWRYFEF; via the coding sequence ATGCTTCGCAAAACCACGATCCTGTCCATGATGATCCTGCTCGCCCTGAGCTGCGGGCTTTCCGCCTGCAGCAGCAGCGACGACCCCGCCAATCCCGGCGGCGGCGGCGGCAGCGACACCACCGCTCCCCAGGTTTCGGGCACCCAGCCCCAGGACGCCGACACGGGCGTCTCCCCCACCGCCACGATCACCATCAACTTCAACGAGGCCATGTCGGCCGGCTCGGAGAGCGGGCAGGTCACCCTGTCGAGCGGCGCGATCACCGACATGACCTGGACCAACGACCGCACCCTGGCCGTGAACCACGATCCCTGGGCCGACGGCGCCCACGTGACGGTGACCCTCGGCACCGGCCTGCAGGACGCGGCCGGCAACGCCCTGGCCGCCTACACCTTCGACTTCTGGGTGTTCTCGAGCGTCCTGTCGGTCCTGGACACCAATCCGGCAAACGGCGCCACGGGCGTGAACCGCTCCGCCAACATCCAGGCCCTCTTCTCCCAGAACATCTCGGCCGGATCGGTGGCGGCCAACACCACCATCAGCGACGTCACCAAGGCGAACTACCCGTTCGGCGTGACGGTCGACGGCTCGACGGTCACGCTCATGCCCGAGTCGGACCTGCCGGCCGACACCGAGATCACCGTCACCTTCGGGGCGAACGTGATGTCGACCAATGAGACGACCCTCGGGACACCGGCGAGCTTCAGCTTCACCACGAGCAACGAGGTGGACACCACGCCGCCGACGGTCGTCTCGACCACGCCCGCGAGCGGGTCGACGTTCGCCGCCGACGCCGGCTCGTTCACCATCGTGTTCAGCGAACCCATGGATCCGAACGACTTCGAGCCGAGCGCCTGGAACGTGGAGTTCGCCCTGGTCATGGTCGCGTCGAACGTCAGTCCGACCTGGTCGGCGGACATGACCACCGTCACGGTGGCCCTGCCCTCGCCGCTGCCGGCCGGCCTGCCCTGCGAGGTGACCTTCGCCTCCTTCACCGACGCCAACGGCAACGTGCAGACCACGCCGTGGACCTGGTCGGCGACGGTGTCCGGCACGCCGGACTACTACCCGACCAGCGACGGCTACCGCTACATCTACGAGGCGGCCTACGCCGGCGGCACCCTGGGCAACGACGTGCCCGAATGGTCGGACTTCGGCGGCGAGTTCCGGCAGGTCGACGTGCAGGGCAACGGCTCGATCCGCCTCGCGGAGTACGCCGACGAGGGCTTCACGACTCCGACCGGCAGCTACGAACTCTACCGGCGCCAGTCGAACCGGCTGGAGTGGATCGGGTTCGCCGACGGCGGGACGGAGAACCTCTTCGATTCACCGCTGAACGTGCTGCCCCTGCCCGTCTCGGCCGGAACCTGGTCCGGCAGCACGACCGTGACCGTTCCGGGCGAAGGCACCTTCTCCGCCACCCTGAACGGTTCGGTATCCGGGCCGGAAGACATGCCCATCGATTCCTTCGGTTCGGAGAACCTGTACTACAAGAACGTCTTCCGCGTGATCCACGTGCTGGACGTGGCGGTCGGCGGTTCGCCCGCGTTCGTGCAGCGGGACACCATGTGGGTCTCGCCCACCCTGGGTCCCGTGCACATGTCGAACCGCGAGGAGGACACCAACGCGAACGAGTGGACCACCGAGATGTTCTGGCGGTACTTCGAATTCTAG